Genomic segment of Sarcophilus harrisii chromosome 4, mSarHar1.11, whole genome shotgun sequence:
GGGGGACATTCGGGGTCCCATGACAGGATGTTAATGAAGCCCTCAGTGAaataaactcattatctttccactGCAGAAATCCCAGCCTGAAAACTCTCCTGTCCATTGGAGGGTCCAAATTTGGTTCCAAAGGGTAAGCACATAGCTCCTAGTATTTATTTCAGTCGTTAACTAATGTTAATTAAATCAGTACGATATGTCAAACATTGTGCTAATCTCTGGGGAtataaggaaaaagtaaaaaacagtgACTGTCCTCAGGGAGATTATATTCTActacattaaatatattaatttctacacatgtttaacctatatgctactgcttgctgtcttggggaagagggaagtgggagaggagagggagaacaatatgaaacaaaaggttttgcaaaggtaaatattgaaaactatctttgaatgtattaggaaaaatataatattaaaaacaaaaataaataaatttttaaaatatattaattcccCTGGCCACAGGGAGATCTTCTCTCAGCCAATTCAATTCTGTGTCCTTGGGGTTTTCTGAAGAGTaattgatattataaataaatttaataatatattattatgtaattatatcataatatgtttataaaacatttatatacattCTTTCATAACAACCATGTGAAGAagatattatctgcattttacagatgaagacataGAGGCTAGAGGaggtttaaatgaaataaaaagaggaataaataaatttttattattacccAGTTAGGATGTGTgagagggaagatttgaatctaagtcttttTGACTTTATAAGAGCATCATCACATATAGAAAATTAGTCTTAGCACTAGGAAGTTAAGGATTCAAGTCCTGCATCTGACATATACATTTGTGCCAAGAATCTGCTAGGATGTAATCCTCATAGTTAAtcgtccctatcctcaaggagttaaCAATAGAAATCACACGTAGAGGGAAAGCAATATTCAGGGAAACCTATCTTGATCTAGACCCCAGGAAATCAAAGGGATATAATAGTCTGTCTCTTGATGTGCCTTTTACAGAGGTAATGGAgatattgatttgattatagtTCCTGGAGGAAGAGGTGGAAGAGGAGTGAGACACAGAAAATACTTGGAGTAGTTGAAACAATGAAGAATTGTATACACAAATACCAGGAAACTGCTGCAGGGCAGTGGAAAAGAAAAGCTCCCTCATTTGGGGAGAaggaataactttttaaaaatactaaagcgGCTAAATTTACTTGGTGCAGTTAAGGATTAAACCTGAAATTTTAACATGATATTGTTGTTACATCTGAAATAAACTTaagtgatgtttaaaaaaaaaaaaaaagaaaagaaaacaattggaGTGAAGATGATGATTCAGGGACCCCTGGGTTCAGACCTTAGTGTTTTTTGCACTTGAGGCATGGTTTTTGGAGATCCTATTCAGACTAGAAATGAAACTGCATTGGAAACTTCCCTAGACTCTGGAGTGATATATTATGCTAACTTCCTTACCAATTTTTCCCAAAAGACATCAGACTTGTTTCTACCAGGTTCCATCCCATGGTGGAATCTCCTGAATCACGATCAGCATTTATCAGCTCTGTGATCCCATTCTTGAGGAATTATGGCTTTGATGGGCTGGACATAGACTGGATCTACCCTGAGCTGAATGAAAAGCCCTTTTTCGCTTCTCTGATTCACGTAAGGCTAagtctcatggaatcattggtCCATTCTTCTTATGACAGAGCAGACCAGATCCTCTCTTTGGTCAGCTCCCAGAGCAAGAGGGAATCCTCAGTGGCAAAGGAGAAGGATGTTATGGATCAGGGAGGGATGAATGGAAAGTAGCCCTCTTGACCCTTTCCTAGTGTACCTTTGGGGTACACTCTGTTTTAATTCTTGAGGAGCAGGAGGATAGGGATGGGTGGTCCTGACACCTGGAGGATTGCTCTTTCCTAACCAATAAGATTCCTGGATTCCTCAGGATTTCCTAGGAAAGGAGACTATTTGCTTTGTCACATTTCCCAAGCCCCAAGCTAAAGTCTTGTTCTCAAATCTGACACTTAGACATCTTCCTTCTTATGTTCCGTAGGAGTTAGCTGTTGCCTTTCAGAAAGAAGCCGAAAATTCCAGGAAGGAGAAGCTTCTCCTGTCTGCAGGGGTGGCTGCAGGAAGGCAGATAATTGATAACAGCTATGAGATCAAGGACCTGGCAAGGTGAGGAAAACTAGAGTCATCCGAGCTACTCTTCTGCCTTTACCTAGTTTGGACAAATGATCTGGGCAGGTATGGGATGTGATAAAGAGGAGAAtactttgttttaaaagatttctcTAGAAAGCCTTTTTAATCACCTGTCCAGACTCCAAACCTTTCATACTTCTTTCACAGCTCACAATCCCTTATACTGTACCTTAAGCTTTAAATTCATGATcccttatagttttttttaaggattttcagaagaaaataatttttttctacttcttttgctTTCTGGATTCTCTAGTGATGTGGATTTCATCAACCTCCTGACATTTGACTTCCATGGATCCTGGGACAATCCCCTAGTTACTGGCCATAACAGCCCTCTGAAGAAAGGGAACCAGGACCAGAGGAACAGCGGTTACTATAATGTGGTAGGACTGAAATGCTGAGAAGAATGGTCAAAGGagagggattttttaaaaagtataatctttattaatcattatacaatatatattatgaGTTCTTGTacagaattatgatttataaatatatcagttacatatgatatataaaagTTCACAATCTTCCTCTTAATTTCCCCTATAAGTGAGAAACATGATTtgtaaatatatcaatatataaggcagctaggtagtgaaatggataaataaataagataaaattaaattaaattaaaatgattttaaaatattacttcatttcccCCTTTCAACCACCCTGGGACATAGGcgccattattatcctcattttacaaaggagaaaactgaggcagatggtcactaaataggatttgaactcagatcttcttgactccaggcccagtgctccatctactgcATTATCTATCTTTTCACAATTCTGCCTATGGCAAAAGCAACTACTATCCTtactaaatggaaaaatatgtgtTGGCGTATTCTTCATTCCCCAAATTAAACATCCCATCCTGACCCATTTCTACTAACAATCATTCCTAACCCCATTCCCTTAACCCCAACACCAACTTTTCCATCATATTGACAAAAGAAGTGAGCATCCTTTCTCTGATTTTATCCAAATGAtggtcctggaaattttttctggaaatatttttGGGGGGATTTCTGAAAAAATTTGGAGGCCttcacatctttttttcatttgacttgtCAGTTTAAAAAATGGTACCATAATTAATTAATCTCTTCGCTGCTCCCACTGTGTTTCTGTCAGATCTCAGTGTAATGAAGTATAAGGAGTTGATTTGTGGTTGtgggatctggattcaaatcataACTCTGGGTTTTACTCCCTGTGTGACTCTGAAAAGGCTACTTTAGCTCTCTGTGTTCAATTCTTTATAATGAAATCTAAAAAAActaagatgttatttttaaaataaaggaatgaatgcctgaattttttaaaattctgaaaaaaaatcactgaactaGGTGATCTCCAAGGGCCTTTGCCAGCTCTGAGTTTTATGATTCAGGACGTTTCCCACTGTAGGGATCTCTCAAATCAGATATCTTACCTTTCCATTTCTCATCCATTCCCATAATTCATTCTATAGAAATTTCATGAGCACTCACCATATATAAGGAACTGGGAATAAGGAGGATGGAGACCATTTTACAATTCCTTTCTGGCTTCCAAAGTAAcccatagaaggaaaaaaagttccaaattaaCCTCTCTTCTATTCTCATCTGTTAGAGCGAGTGAATCTTTTTGAATGTTGGAGAATAATGAGTTCTACTTCATGAAACTATGGGAATATGGGACTCCATGGAAGTAGGAATTTTATCCCTATTTCCATTAGCAGTCAACACAAGGAGAGGATGAAATGAGCAGTCTTGATGACAAAGACCTCAATGGCTAGTTTTCTGATATCTTCTTAAATTCTctgacatttttttaatttttaaaaattcaggcattcattcctttattttaaaaataacatcttagTTTCTTTAGGGCTAGTGAATCACATAGGAAGACCAATTAGCAACTTATTGCCAAGAATCAAAGTACACTTTTTGCCCTCCCCAAATAAAACTGTGTCTCCACGCCCCAGTGATGGAGAAGCCAAAAGTTTCTAACAGAAAGGGACAGATTGTAATGACAAAGCCATTGTGATCTCCATTTCTCTCCATTCGAGGCTCAGTTTGTCTTCTCTTCCCAGGAATATGCTGTGAACTACTGGAAGAAGCGGGGAATGCCAGTGGAGAAGATCATCATGGGTATCCCTATGTATGGCCGCTCCTTCACCCTCTCTACACCTGCATCTAACTCAGGGGTGGGAGCCCCTGCCAGTGGCGCTGGCACCCCTGGCCAATTCACTGCAGAAGAAGGCTTTTTAGCCTACTATGAGGTACCAAGAATTTTCCCTGATATTAGACTTCCTGCCACATACAGGATGCCCAGCTTAGAATAGATAGGGGAGATAAGTACATAGAAAGTAGATTGACTAATCTCAAAGGTGAGGTACTACCAACTTGGGGGACTGGGATCCTATTCTGGCTGATCCCCATTAAGTTCAAATTGAATCCACTCTGATGCAGGGGTCCTAGGTAAGGAAAATTAAGAAGAAGCTGGTATTTGGGGGCAGAGGTCATGAGTAAAAGATAAATTCCCAGGAAGCCAGTCCATATAGAGGGCTCCAAGATTCAGGTCTGTACTTGGTCTGTACAGGTCTGTACAGGTCAtggatgggaggagggagagagagtccCTTGCTACCTTTCAGTCTCCCCTAGAATATGTGCCAAAAAGTACAAAGGACTCTGAAAGAAAATGAGTCATTCAACAAACGTCAAGAATGCACTACATCTAAGGCATGGTGGGTGGCCCAAGGATGAGTAAAATACTCCTGTCCTCTCTGGCCTTATGGTACAGCTGGAAAGACAGAAGATGAGTGATTCTGTTCAGACCCAGAGGGTCAACGTAGGAACAATTTGTAGAAATTATTGATTCAGATTTCAGTGGCTACAAGGTAAAACTTAACAGTCAGAATCCattcaaaaatagaatgaatgGAGGGATCTTGGAAGGAATCTCCTTTACTAGCAAACTTCAGGTGATGACTTATTGGGAATTCTATAGCCAGGTGTTCTTGTTTAGGTATAGGATAGTCTTACATAGagtttcttagtcttttttgtgtcatgggcTCCTTGGGAATCTGGTAAAGCTTTGAGGTTCCTCctcaaaacaatattataaatgcataaaatgaaatatatcagattacaaagaaaccaatgatcaaaatatcaaaacaaaacaaatccataaaTACTCTTGAGATCTATCCAGGGATTGTTTGTGGATATTGGGCTAAGAATCCTGCCATAGAAGAATCCAGGGCTAAATGCTCTTTCCAcccctctccccacctctttcCGATTCTATTAGGTATGCCAGTTCTTAGAAGGTGCCACAGTCAAAAAAATCCCAGAACAGCTGGTGTCCTATGCAGTTAAGGGGAACCAGTGGGTTGGCTTTGATGATGTGGAGAGTGTGAAGACCAAGGTAAGTGTAACCAAGGGAAGTGGAGACAATGAGAGAATCCTGGTCAAACTTAGAACACaaagaaaagaggcagagaagTCCCTAAAGTGGCTCTAGGATGAAGTTCCAATGGATTCTTTAGGCTAAAGTCAATAGTGAGATCAAAATAGGTTTCTAAGGACCTGAGCCATAGAAgtttgaaagggggaaaagaaaaaagaagaaaaagaagagcagaacaa
This window contains:
- the CHI3L2 gene encoding chitinase-3-like protein 2; this translates as MLLQGGSAYKLVCYFTNWAQYRAGLGYFIPDSIDPQLCTHLIFSFATISKNKITPEEWNDITLYHNFNDLKKRNPSLKTLLSIGGSKFGSKGFHPMVESPESRSAFISSVIPFLRNYGFDGLDIDWIYPELNEKPFFASLIHELAVAFQKEAENSRKEKLLLSAGVAAGRQIIDNSYEIKDLASDVDFINLLTFDFHGSWDNPLVTGHNSPLKKGNQDQRNSGYYNVEYAVNYWKKRGMPVEKIIMGIPMYGRSFTLSTPASNSGVGAPASGAGTPGQFTAEEGFLAYYEVCQFLEGATVKKIPEQLVSYAVKGNQWVGFDDVESVKTKVQYLKKLGLGGAMIWAIDLDDHTGKFCKQGAFPLLQAIKTTLNSGKTV